In the Sciurus carolinensis unplaced genomic scaffold, mSciCar1.2, whole genome shotgun sequence genome, one interval contains:
- the LOC124975886 gene encoding LOW QUALITY PROTEIN: olfactory receptor 5V1-like (The sequence of the model RefSeq protein was modified relative to this genomic sequence to represent the inferred CDS: inserted 1 base in 1 codon) translates to MEEKNQTAVSEFIILGFSNLNELQFLLFTIFFLTYICTXGGNIFIILVTMADPHLYTPMYYFLGNLAFLDVCYTTTNVPQMMVHLLSEKKSISFGGCVAQLFAFIFFVGSECLLLAAMAYDRYIAICKPLRYSAIMNKALCSRLAASCWTGGFLNSVVHTVLTFRLPFCGNNQINYFFCDIPPLLILSCGDTSVNELVLLSIGVFIGWTPFLCIVLSYLYIISTILRILSSEGRRKAFSTCASHLVIVLLYYGSAIFTYVRPISSYSLEKDRLISVLYSVVTPMLNPIIYTLRNKDIKEAMRAIGRKWQPPSLSFDM, encoded by the exons ATggaagaaaagaaccaaacagcTGTATCTGAATTCATCATCTTGGGATTCTCCAACCTGAATGAATTGCAGTTTCTACTATTCACCATCTTTTTTCTGACTTATATATGTA TGGGAGGAAATATATTCATCATCTTGGTGACCATGGCTGATCCACACTTATATACACCCATGTACTATTTCCTAGGGAACCTGGCCTTTCTCGATGTCTGCTACACCACCACCAATGTCCCCCAGATGATGGTTCATCTTCTATCAGAGAAGAAAAGCATTTCCTTTGGAGGGTGTGTGGCTCAActttttgcattcattttctttgtaggATCGGAGTGTCTCCTCCTGGCAGCAATGGCATATGATCGCTACATTGCAATCTGCAAACCCTTAAGGTATTCAGCGATCATGAACAAGGCCCTGTGTAGCCGGTTAGCAGCCTCATGTTGGACTGGTGGTTTCCTCAATTCAGTGGTGCATACAGTACTGACATTCCGTCTTCCTTTCTGTGGCAACAACCAGATTAATTACTTCTTTTGTGACATACCCCCTTTGCTGATCTTGTCTTGTGGGGACACTTCTGTCAATGAACTGGTGTTGCTGTCCATTGGAGTCTTCATTGGTTGGACTCCTTTCCTGTGTATTGTCCTTTCCTACCTTTACATAATCTCCACCATCTTGAGGATCCTCTCCTCTGAGGGGAGACGAAAAGCCTTTTCTacctgtgcctcccacctggTCATTGTCCTTCTATATTATGGTAGTGCCATCTTCACATATGTACGGCCCATTTCATCTTACTCATTGGAGAAAGACAGACTGATCTCAGTATTGTATAGTGTTGTTACTCCCATGCTGAATCCTATAATTTACACGTTGAGGAACAAGGACATCAAAGAGGCCATGAGGGCTATAGGGAGAAAGTGGCAACCACCAAGTCTCTCTTTTGATATGTAA